The Anomaloglossus baeobatrachus isolate aAnoBae1 chromosome 10, aAnoBae1.hap1, whole genome shotgun sequence genome has a segment encoding these proteins:
- the LOC142255262 gene encoding protein kinase C theta type-like, which translates to MELNMESLTKRKGESIDEVPKKRKIDTSESEKYGTNQSLIKASKRPGSPIQESIMSKRKREEVMGDKADDGSSGSPKTVTELNMESLRKRKRESMDEVPKRRTKTSEDEKYGTNQSIIKASKRPGSPIQESIENKKKRGEAMGDKADDGSPKADTEQLSGTTPAESPIIVTGLESFTFHKTIGQGGFGKVMLATHKACQKQVAVKMVEKRFLIEESRDEILIERQVLEMTRKNPFITQVFSTFQSQDYVFYVMEYLSGGDLRHFLKRNAPLPIPTTRFIAAELICGLQFLHSRGIIHRDLKPENILLDNTGHLKIADFGLAAMNIFGDTKTSDCVGTYIYRAPEILLEKPYNTAVDWFSVGVMIYEMAIGGHPFYKGQFYRTTTMAILNDDPVFPKKLDPQLKAIIKGLLDKSPESRQKFVDNIRDHPFFTEINWTDIEEARACPPFQLPPPEVMTLCKMNPVPSFIKLMRLPIAEEDQQLFCGFTFASDGWKFIKPMPKPVKPHRRTFGSIVRDAFHGIWRRIKRWK; encoded by the exons atggagctgaatatggagagtttgacgaagagaaagggagagagcatagatgaggtgccaaaaaaaaggaaaatagataCATCGGAGAGTGAGAAAtatggcaccaaccaaagccttatcaaggcttcaaagagacctggaagcccgatacaggaaaGTATCATGAGCAAAAGGAAAAGGGAAGAAGTgatgggggacaaagctgatgatggatccagcggGTCCCCAAAAACTGTCACTGAGttgaatatggagagtttgaggaagagaaagagagaaagcatgGATGAGGTGCCAAAAAGGAGAACAAAAACATCAGAGGATGAAAAATATGGCACCAACCAAAGCATTATCAaggcttcaaaaagacctggaagcccgatacaggagagtatcgaGAACAAGAAGAAAAGAGGTGAAGCAatgggggacaaagctgatgatggatcccCCAAAGCTGACACTGAGCAGCTGTCAG GGACAACCCCAGCTGAATCTCCCATCATTGTGACTGGActggagagcttcaccttccataaaacCATAGGACAGGGtggatttggtaaa GTTATGTTGGCCACACATAAGGCCTGCCAAAAACAAGTGGCAGTGAAGATGGTGGAGAAGAGGTTCCTAATTGAGGAGTCAAGAGACGAAATCCTGATAGAGAGACAGGTCCTGGAGATGACTAGGAAAAATCCATTCATTACTCAGGTTTTttccaccttccagtcccag GACTACGTCTTCTACGTCATGGAATATCTCAGTGGAGGAGACCTTAGACACTTCCTGAAACGCAATGCTCCACTTCCCATTCCAACCACCAG atttattgccgctgagctgatctgtgggctgcagtttctccactccagaggcatcatacacag AGACCTAAAACCAGAGAACATTTTACTGGACAACACCGGTCACTTGAAGATTGCTGATTTCGGTCTGGCCGCAATGAACATCTTTGGCGATACAAAGACTTCAGATTGTGTTGGAACCTATATATACAGGGCTCCTGAG ATTCTTCTAGAGAAGCCCTACAATACagcagtggactggttctctgTTGGCGTGATGATATACGAGATGGCTATTGGTGGACATCCATTCTATAAAGGTCAATTTTATCGGACCACCACTATGGCAATACTCAATGATGATCCAGTCTTCCCAAAGAAATTGGACCCCCAACTCAAAGCCATCATTAAGGGG CTCCTGGATAAGTCACCAGAAAGTCGGCAAAAATTTGTGGACAATATCAGGGATCATCCATTCTTTACGGAGATCAACTGGACAGATATAGAGGAAGCCAGAGCGTGTCCACCATTCCAGCTACCCCCT CCAGAAGTGATGACATTATGTAAAATGAATCCTGTCCCGTCATTCATCAAACTCATGAGACTACCAATAGCTGAAGAAGATCAACAACTCTTCTGTGGATTTACATTTGCCAGTGATGGATGGAAGTTCATAAAACCAATGCCAAAACCTGTAAAACCCCATCGCAG GACATTTGGCAGTATTGTGAGGGACGCCTTCCATGGGATCTGGAGGAGGATAAAACGCTGGAAGTGA